A window of Saccopteryx leptura isolate mSacLep1 chromosome 5, mSacLep1_pri_phased_curated, whole genome shotgun sequence contains these coding sequences:
- the BLOC1S4 gene encoding biogenesis of lysosome-related organelles complex 1 subunit 4 — translation MEGRSASRGPSREGSAEEAEPQGAAWSGDSGHVSQSHSSASGPWEDEGSELGAPGGDLPLLRRAAAGYATCLLPGAGARPEVEALDASLEELLTRVDEFVGMLDMLRGDSSHVVSEGVPRIHAKATEMRRVYGKIDRLEAFVRMIGASVARMEEQVARAEAELGSFPSAFRKLLHTIPVSSIFNRAPSGRPPQAGYEPPALFRTEDYFPSCSERPQT, via the coding sequence ATGGAGGGTCGCTCCGCCAGCCGCGGGCCATCTCGCGAGGGATCAGCGGAGGAGGCCGAGCCCCAGGGCGCCGCCTGGAGCGGGGACAGCGGCCACGTGTCCCAGAGCCACAGCAGCGCCTCTGGGCCGTGGGAGGACGAGGGCTCGGAGTTGGGCGCGCCGGGCGGCGACCTGCCGCTGCTGCGCCGCGCCGCCGCGGGCTACGCCACCTGCCTGCTGCCCGGAGCCGGGGCGCGGCCGGAGGTGGAGGCCCTGGACGCGAGCTTGGAGGAGCTGCTCACCAGGGTGGACGAGTTCGTGGGCATGCTGGACATGCTGCGCGGCGACTCCTCCCACGTGGTCAGCGAAGGGGTGCCTCGCATCCACGCCAAAGCCACCGAGATGCGGCGGGTGTACGGCAAGATCGACAGACTCGAGGCCTTCGTCCGGATGATCGGCGCCAGCGTGGCCAGAATGGAGGAGCAGGTCGCCAGGGCGGAGGCCGAGCTGGGGTCCTTCCCCAGTGCCTTCAGGAAACTCCTGCACACGATCCCCGTGTCCTCCATCTTCAACAGGGCGCCCTCCGGCAGGCCCCCGCAGGCCGGCTACGAGCCCCCGGCCCTGTTTCGGACCGAGGACTacttcccctcttgcagcgaAAGACCTCAGACCTGA